Sequence from the Numida meleagris isolate 19003 breed g44 Domestic line chromosome 2, NumMel1.0, whole genome shotgun sequence genome:
TCCCAATGGGCCTCAGTTCCCAGAACACAACAGAGTCAGTCTCACCTCTTGGGCATTTGGGTTTTTAAGTTTAGAATACAGGTAACTTCCTTTTTCCAATTCCTTCGGAGAAACAAGAGATTCATTTGCCTTGGTGTTCGCAAGCCAACTCGTACTGCTTCCATCTGTGATATTAATGGTGTTAGAGCCAGCCAGGCCCACATGAGCAACGGGCTTGCCTTCTGCAGGTTCCAAATTCTGCAGTTCAGAACTGCTATCTGTGGGAGTAGTGTTGATAGACCCAGTTATTTCATTAACGGTGTTCTTACTGTGGACGAAATTGTGCTGATGATCTACATTCTCTGCTTTATGAGGTTCCTTTGAATGATTGTTCCTGAGGTCTTTGTTAGCATCAGATTCGTGGTTTGGACAAACAGACTTCTCAGAGTTCTTACTCAAGGAAACATGGCtatgatgaagatgatgatcATGGTCATGATCATGGTTATGATCTATTttaatccttttcattttatcaaTACCTATGTTCTGGATCAGCTTTTTAAATCCTTCAATCGTGAGAGAGTTGTTTTCTCCATATCGATTAAAAAGTTCCTGAAGGTGGTGCTTCTGTCTTAATCCTGCCAAGTCGTCGTTAATGCCAGCTGCCTTTTCTGGAAAAGTTCTCTCCAGTGTTTGCACAACAGTAGTCGTCTCCACTCCGTGATGATAACTTTCACACAacagtatgaaaaataatacGAGGAACGTGACAGATACCGTACTCTCCATTGCAGTGTCCTATTAGGAgttaaatggaagaaagaataaaaaagtttATCAGTTTACCTAAAACTGATATCTTTGTCTGTAATATGCTtccaaaaccagcaaaaaagCCTTGCTCAAGCTACCAAAGTACCCAGAGAAGAGCCATACAGGCTTCTCAGCAAGCACACGGTGTCTCTCCCAGCCGTGCAGCCTCAGGCAGCGCAGGATGGAGCTGCGCACCACGGCAGCGACGCCGGCCAGAATCACTCCTCAGGGTGTAAGCTCGCCTCAGTTCAGCTCGGCCTGACTCAGCTTTCTAACACGAGATAAAACGATGACAGCATCCTCGCAGCCGTGCCAACTGAGTTCGATATTTGGCTTTTCTCACgcttaaaataaaacttatcTTTTCAGGTTTCGACCACGTATTAACAAGGAATATTGTAAATTACACGGTTTTGCTTAAAAAACCAGAGTTCCTAAGCCCTGCATTGTTAATTTCCCAGCGCTCTTGGCCGACCAAGAAGGGAAGCAAGCACTTTGCACTCCCCAGTGATTACTTTACACGCTTCACACGCCGCTATCGTACATCTCCTCTGGCCAGGCAGGCGGAATACCGCCTCGCCACACCTCAGCCGGCGGCATCCCGCCCCGAGCCACCGCCACGCGGCtgccggccccgccccgccgccaaGCGAAGCGAGCACACGCCTACCCGGTCGCTGCCCGGCAACTCGGCCACCGCAGGAGAAGGGAAccggagaagaggaggaggccGCGGCGCCGACAGCTGTTAACCGTCAGACCAACGCCGAGACCCCTACCCGCGGCCGACCCCTCATCCGACGCACACGCGGGTCAGCGGCCGCCCCGCCCCTTCCGGGTGCGGCGGCCAATGGAGAAGCAGGGCGGTGTCACGCGGCGGCGGGCGCTGAGGGCGGGAGGGCCTGAGGGAGAGGCAGGGTTGGGCTGGGCTGGACTGGACTGGACTGGACTGGGTGCGGGCTGCGGGTCGGTTGCCTGCTGAGGGGCGCTTTGGTTCTCAGAGCGTGCCTGGATTGGGGTTGAGCTCCTCCTTGCGAGGTGCAGAATGCTCTAAAGAGAGTTAAAATGAACGAAACGTGGTGAATTACGGaagggcttgggttggaaaggagtTTAAAGCAtccccagctccaaccccctgctgtgggcagggctgccacccaccggctcaggctgcccagggccccatccaacctggtcttgtTGTGAGAAAAGGCTAGCAATACTTCTCAAAGTGATAGCCGttccatagaatcacagaatctttaaggttggaaaagaccactaagatcataaccccaacccacccccaccatgcccaccaaccgCGTGGTGgttaaacacctccagggacagtgaccccaccacctccctgggcagcctgttccactgcctcactgctctttcagagatgaaattcttcctaatatccaactgtACTTCCAGTGTAAGAAAACACACCAGATACAGAAGCATTCCTGAAATTCCTGGGATTGGTTCCACACAAGGACTCCCAGTCCTGCAAGAGGACTGCACAGGGTATGGATGAGAAATTGGTTCATGGATTAGAAATTGACTGATGAGTTGTAAGCAAAAGGTCTGGATAAATGGAAAGCAATGTCACTCTTTGGTGACATACACAAGGGTACTGCAGTGAACACTGGTTGAATCTGTCATTATAATTAACGATCtggcagaagaaaactgctctTCATGCACAAGTGAACAGAGAAAGTAAGAAAGGATGGAGGTCACTTAGGAAGGGCTTGAAACTTTCTGCAAGCTGATAGATGCCCTGTGTTTCTCAAATGGTGCTTTGCTATACCACTCTTAAGCGACCACAGCCCCACAACATCTATATGCCCTGGCAGTAGGCTGTTGGTATTTCTCCATTCTTCCTGTACCACTCGCAAAACTGTACTTTCTACTATCAcatcattgctgctgctgcactgggtGCCATTTTGCTAGCATGTCCCAGCTGGCTTTGAGCCTGGCCTCTCCCATGTCACCCATCACCAAGGCCTCTCAGCTTGCCAGAGTGTGAAGGCAGTACTGAATCCTTCCCTAAAACACAACTTTTTCTGGTGTCTCCTGGCTGATTGCCTGCAGCTCAAACTCAACATCCAGTCCCTTCTCAGGCACCTTTCTGTTGTCTGCTGCCACTGGCAGTGCCCCTGACTTGCCAGATGACTCACGTTACAGATCTTCATACCTAATACCTCCAAGCCTGGCTGAATTAAACATGTTTGTTCAAAGGTTCGGCTGACTGGAGGGCAGAATGGAGCTATGGGTTATGAACAGTtccagaaacagcagcagatcaGGCGCTTAGGGATTTATTCCACATACTGTCTTTGAAGTATGGAGAAAATACTGTGTCCCTCAGCCTTACTCATTTGTTTCCCTAGTGGATGAGCAGGAGGATGCAAAATGTAGGAggggtgcatttttttttctttaatgctaaTTCATTTTGCATGAATACTGTTGACCAGATGCCTTTATGATACTGCAGTGACATAACATTTATGCCCAAGCTGCTAATGTTAGACATTTGTTTgttataatttattattattattattacttccAAATACAGATGCTAAATGATGAGCCTGTTTTTCCAGCCTCTTGAGTGTGTCTGCTGTCTCCTTCTGTTTCATTGTGTCAAATCTGCTGTCTCCTCTCACAACCTGTCAAGGTCATTCACAGATTTAAGCATCAAAGCTTAGGTCACACAGAAATGGTCTTCAATGCTAAAACGCTatccttctcttttctattcCTATTTTAATTTGAGTAGTTaactcaggaaaaagaaataaaaaggggTAGTAAAAACAATCCttttaaaaaaccaaacttATTTGCAGTAAAACTTGAGGCCAAATCTGTTTTATCATACCTGAAATTATCTCAGTAAGTTTACCTCATACCAAAATCAAAGCACTTGAGTTGTCTTTGTTCTTGCTGTTATCCCAAGACTTATCCTGCAAACATGTCCAGCCAGGAGCTCTGGACCACACGTAGCAATATAAATCATAGTGATGGCTACATAAAACAAGTGTCCCTTGTGGACTGTTCAATGAATGTATAACATATTAAAAGACACTATTTAGAGAGACAGCAGGGAGCAAATCAGGCAGCATCTCAACTGCTTCTGATCCACTGTGTGTCTGCAGCTCTAACACCACCTGTGGCTCCAGGCCTCCAAAAGGGTGCATCAGAGATGGGAAGGACCACCCTCAATGCAACTTTTGTTCGTTCTGTTCAGAGAGGCTTCCAGGATGCAACAGCCTTTTCACCTTGGAAACAAGGTGAATG
This genomic interval carries:
- the LOC110393491 gene encoding uncharacterized protein LOC110393491 encodes the protein MELRTTAATPARITPQGAGGIPPRHTSAGGIPPRATATRLPAPPRRQAKRAHAYPVAARQLGHRRRREPEKRRRPRRRQLLTVRPTPRPLPAADPSSDAHAGQRPPRPFRVRRPMEKQGGVTRRRALRAGGPEGEAGLGWAGLDWTGLGAGCGVRKHTRYRSIPEIPGIGSTQGLPVLQEDCTGTYFTFSLIHRLLKSVEELLVI